Part of the Natrialbaceae archaeon AArc-T1-2 genome, AAGCTGATGGAGATAAACCCCCGCTTCTGGTCGTCGCTGCCGTTTTCCGTCCAGGCTGGAGCCGACTTTCCGTACTACTACTGGCTGCTCGCGACGGATGAACGAGAGCGGATCGACGACAGCTACGAGCCCGGCGTCGCTGGACACCTCCTCCGGGGAGAACTCCTCCATCTGCACTCCGTGCTCACCGACGACGTCGAGCTCGTGGAGAAACCGTCCGTTCCGGAGACGGTCGGCGAGATCCTGTGGTCGGTCGTGAAGCATCCGCGGTTCGACTACGCTCGCCTCGACGACCTGCGACCGTTCGTTCGGGATCTACTCAACGCCTACGGTGAGACGAGAGCGAAGTACCGCCCCGAGCGAAGCGATCCCGAGGAGTCAAACCCGAACACCGACGCACTCTCGGAGCCGGACGAGACAGGCAACCCCGCGGACGGCAGCGTCTCCGTCGACTGACCGGAAAACCGTGATCGGCTACCGGGTTCGAGTCGCTACTGGGAGACGAACGCCAGAACGTGTCCGTCGGGATCGGCGACCACGACCCGATCCGATCCGCGCTCGAGCAGTCTCACCCGCTCTTCGACCGCCTCGAGCGCTGTCTCCGGCTTCGGCGTCTCGAATCCGAGGTCGACGTGGACGCCGCCTCTGGCGTCGGCCAGCCCGAGCTGAGGTTCCCAGAGTTCGAGGTCGACAGGACCGGTCATTCGGACGCGAGTGCGTTCGTCGCCCCGATCGACCGTCTCGAACCCCAGGTCAGCGTAGAACGCGCGTGCGCGCTCGAGGGATTCGACCTCGAGGACGACCTCGAAGATCCCGTCGATCCCGGGTCCCGTAACCTCGCGTTGGCCGAGTTCGACACAGTTGCCGTCGGGATCGTACAGGTACAGCGACCGCGCGGATCCGAACTGAAACTCCGTTAGGTCGTACTCGTCGGCGAGTCGGTCCCACCAGTCGTCGTACTCGCCGGCCGGGATCGAGAACGCGAAGTGGGTGTGCAACCCCCCACGGGGGATCCCGTCGGATCGACGGCAGACGAACGCAGTGTCGCCGGCCTCGAAGCGGACCTCGCGGTCGGTCGCTTCGCGTACCGATAGGTCGAGCGTCTCCTCGTAGAACCGACGGGACCGCTGGAGGTATTTGACCTCGAGGGCGAGCCAGGCCAGGCCGGTCAGCATACCAGTGGATACTCGCGGGAGCGACAAAGAGGCGTCGGGACGGTATCGCCCCGACGCGTGTTTATGATGCTCGTCGTCGTAGTCGTCTCCATGACACTGCGAGTAGACGAACGCGCGAC contains:
- a CDS encoding VOC family protein, producing MLTGLAWLALEVKYLQRSRRFYEETLDLSVREATDREVRFEAGDTAFVCRRSDGIPRGGLHTHFAFSIPAGEYDDWWDRLADEYDLTEFQFGSARSLYLYDPDGNCVELGQREVTGPGIDGIFEVVLEVESLERARAFYADLGFETVDRGDERTRVRMTGPVDLELWEPQLGLADARGGVHVDLGFETPKPETALEAVEERVRLLERGSDRVVVADPDGHVLAFVSQ